The following coding sequences lie in one Streptomyces albofaciens JCM 4342 genomic window:
- the cobA gene encoding uroporphyrinogen-III C-methyltransferase, translating to MAEHAEHAAYPVGLRLSGRRVVVLGGGQVAQRRLPSLVAAGADVLLISPSAKPSVEAMADTGEIRWERRRYAPGDLADAWYALISTDDPEANAAASQEAEDRRVWCVRSDDAEAATAWTPATGRSEGVTVAVLTGRDPRRSAAVRDAIVEGLRDGTLAAPHHRARATGVALVGGGPGDPDLITVRGRRLLAEADVVIADRLGPRDLLAELPPHVEVIDAAKIPYGRFMAQEAINNALIEHARAGKSVVRLKGGDPYVFGRGMEELQALAEAGLPCTVVPGISSSISVPSAAGIPVTHRGVAQEFTVVSGHVAPDDERSTVDWSALARLRGTLVVLMGVENSGAIAATLIAHGRGADTPVAVVQEGTTAAQRRVDATLGTLGETVRAEGVRPPAVIVIGEVVAVHPTD from the coding sequence ATGGCCGAGCACGCCGAACACGCCGCCTACCCCGTCGGACTGCGCCTGTCCGGCCGCCGCGTGGTCGTCCTCGGCGGCGGCCAGGTCGCCCAGCGCCGCCTGCCCTCCCTGGTCGCCGCGGGCGCCGACGTGCTGCTGATCTCCCCGTCCGCCAAGCCGTCCGTCGAGGCCATGGCCGACACCGGCGAGATCCGCTGGGAGCGCCGCCGCTACGCGCCCGGCGACCTCGCCGACGCCTGGTACGCCCTGATCTCCACCGACGACCCCGAGGCCAACGCCGCCGCCTCCCAGGAGGCCGAGGACCGCCGCGTGTGGTGCGTGCGCTCCGACGACGCGGAGGCCGCCACCGCCTGGACGCCGGCCACCGGCCGCAGCGAGGGCGTCACCGTCGCGGTGCTCACCGGCCGCGACCCGCGCCGCTCCGCCGCCGTACGGGACGCCATCGTCGAGGGCCTGCGCGACGGCACCCTCGCCGCCCCGCACCACCGCGCCCGCGCCACCGGGGTCGCCCTGGTCGGCGGCGGCCCCGGCGACCCCGACCTGATCACCGTGCGCGGCCGCCGGCTGCTCGCCGAGGCCGACGTGGTCATCGCCGACCGGCTCGGCCCCCGCGACCTGCTCGCCGAACTGCCGCCGCACGTCGAGGTCATCGACGCCGCGAAGATCCCGTACGGCCGGTTCATGGCCCAGGAAGCGATCAACAACGCCCTGATCGAACACGCCCGCGCCGGAAAGTCCGTGGTCCGCCTCAAGGGCGGCGATCCGTACGTCTTCGGCCGCGGCATGGAGGAACTCCAGGCCCTCGCCGAGGCCGGCCTCCCCTGCACCGTCGTCCCCGGCATCTCCAGCTCCATCAGCGTGCCCTCCGCGGCCGGCATCCCCGTCACCCACCGCGGGGTCGCCCAGGAGTTCACCGTCGTCAGCGGCCATGTCGCACCCGACGACGAGCGCTCCACGGTCGACTGGTCGGCCCTCGCCCGCCTGCGCGGCACCCTCGTCGTCCTGATGGGCGTCGAGAACAGCGGCGCCATCGCCGCCACGCTCATCGCCCACGGGCGCGGCGCCGACACGCCCGTGGCCGTCGTCCAGGAGGGCACCACCGCCGCCCAGCGCCGCGTGGACGCCACCCTCGGCACGCTCGGCGAGACGGTACGGGCCGAAGGCGTACGGCCGCCCGCGGTCATCGTCATCGGCGAGGTCGTGGCCGTGCACCCCACGGACTGA
- a CDS encoding TrmH family RNA methyltransferase, with amino-acid sequence MADIITVDDPDDPRLGDYTGLTDVELRRRREPAEGLFIAEGEKVIRRAGQAGYAMRSMLLSAKWAEVMGDVIEAATAPVYVVSPALAERVTGYHVHRGALASMARKPLPTAAELLARPGTRRIAVMEAVNDHTNIGAIFRSAAALGMDAVLLSPDSADPLYRRSVKVSMGAVFAVPYARLENWPRDLETVREAGFPLLALTPDERAVPLDEAAPHRMDRAALMLGAEGDGLSPRALRAADTWVRIPMAHDVDSLNVGAAAAVAFYAVTAGRTR; translated from the coding sequence GTGGCTGACATCATCACCGTCGACGACCCGGACGACCCCCGCCTGGGCGACTACACCGGCCTGACCGACGTGGAGCTGCGCCGCCGCCGCGAGCCGGCCGAGGGCCTGTTCATCGCGGAGGGCGAGAAGGTCATCCGGCGCGCCGGGCAGGCCGGTTACGCGATGCGCTCGATGCTGCTGTCCGCCAAGTGGGCCGAGGTGATGGGCGATGTCATCGAGGCGGCGACGGCACCGGTGTACGTGGTCAGCCCGGCCCTCGCCGAGCGCGTGACGGGCTATCACGTCCACCGCGGCGCCCTGGCCTCCATGGCCCGCAAGCCGCTGCCGACGGCCGCCGAACTCCTGGCCCGGCCCGGCACCCGCCGTATCGCGGTGATGGAAGCGGTCAACGACCACACCAACATCGGCGCCATCTTCCGCAGCGCCGCCGCTCTCGGCATGGACGCCGTCCTGCTCTCCCCGGACAGCGCCGACCCGCTCTACCGCCGCTCGGTGAAGGTCTCCATGGGCGCGGTCTTCGCGGTGCCGTACGCCCGCCTGGAGAACTGGCCCCGCGACCTGGAAACCGTCCGCGAGGCGGGCTTCCCCCTCCTCGCCCTCACCCCCGACGAGCGGGCCGTCCCGCTGGACGAGGCGGCCCCGCACCGCATGGACCGCGCGGCGCTGATGCTCGGGGCCGAAGGCGACGGCCTGTCCCCGCGGGCGCTGAGGGCCGCCGACACGTGGGTCCGCATCCCGATGGCCCACGACGTGGACTCCCTCAACGTGGGAGCCGCGGCGGCGGTGGCGTTCTACGCGGTCACGGCTGGTCGTACCAGGTG